Genomic DNA from Sulfurimonas sp.:
GCAGAGTGCTGATTTTTGAAAATTATTTAATACAATATAAAGTTTTTGATGATTATGTTAGCATTATTAGAATTAGAAATTCAAAACAAAATTTAAGGAGAAAATAGATGAATTTAATCGAAGGCAAATTAAAAGTAGTAAACGGCAAGAGAGTTGCAATAGTAAGTACGAGATGGAATCACTTTATTGTTGATAGACTTGTAGAAGGTGCGAAGGATGCATTTGCAAGACATGGCGGAGACGATGCGGATTTGACTCATGTTTTGGCACCGGGTGCGTTTGAGCTTCCGATGGTAATAGACCAGCTTTTAAACAGCGGCAAGTATGACGCTATCTGTGCTTTGGGTGCTGTAATAAGAGGCTCAACACCGCATTTTGACTATGTTTCGGCTGAAGCTACAAAGGGCATCGCAACGGTAAGTTTAAAACATAGAAAACCAGTCTCTTTTGGACTTTTAACGACTGATACGATTGAGCAGGCTATAGAGAGAGCAGGAACAAAAGCCGGAAACAAAGGCTTTGAAGCGATGACTGTCGTAATCGAACTTTTAGATCTTTACGAGAATTTATAAAAGACACTAGTGTCGCGGGCTTCCTGCCGAAGGAAACTTAGTGTTAACGCAGGTAGCGGAATTACTTCCGATACCGTGATAAAATAAATGAAGGGCTCCCTTCATTTTTACGAAATAAAATAAGGAAAAATGATGGCTACTAGACAACAAGCAAGAATGGCAGTCGTAAGTCTGCTTTACGCATTTGATTTGGGAAACGGAAATATCGCACAACATACCGATGAGATACTAGAAGAGAAAAAAATTCGCAATAAGCAAAAAGATTTCGCGCTCACTCTTTATGAGGGCGTTATGCAAAATATAAAAGTTGTTGACGAAGCTATAATCAAGCATTTAAAAGAGTGGGATTTTGAGAGACTCGGAGCCATTGAGAGAGCTACGCTTAGACTTGCAACTTACGAGATACTTTTTGGCGAACTTGACTCGGCAGTGGTTATA
This window encodes:
- the nusB gene encoding transcription antitermination factor NusB gives rise to the protein MATRQQARMAVVSLLYAFDLGNGNIAQHTDEILEEKKIRNKQKDFALTLYEGVMQNIKVVDEAIIKHLKEWDFERLGAIERATLRLATYEILFGELDSAVVINEAVEITKAFGTEQSPKFINGVLDAISKDK
- the ribH gene encoding 6,7-dimethyl-8-ribityllumazine synthase — protein: MNLIEGKLKVVNGKRVAIVSTRWNHFIVDRLVEGAKDAFARHGGDDADLTHVLAPGAFELPMVIDQLLNSGKYDAICALGAVIRGSTPHFDYVSAEATKGIATVSLKHRKPVSFGLLTTDTIEQAIERAGTKAGNKGFEAMTVVIELLDLYENL